In a single window of the bacterium genome:
- a CDS encoding ABC transporter permease, with translation MNQTRLVWTVAGWEFRRFFKLRDQLLSLLVGVGIGLAFYGVTKLINRGDAAPVRLAVMHGESLPLTPAPGSRLRLEAARERGEPELRDAVARRAIDGLLILDGLERAELIVPREPPWRAELFELLTAARRQAALQAAALSPADLAHILAPVDLTVSFQDSGARPSSKAAKLTAGILIGLMISAIYLGFAYFFTAITGEKQLRVTEQVVSAIRPQTWIDGKLLGITATAFLGTIGFGLTVVITVLVPRLLAGQPLALPTLEPAATLLFALFSILGVLFWNCFFAAVAATINDPNTSSRSTVMLLPFIPVALAFFALGKPDSPILRILSVLPGTSSAVLPARLVLGSVPAVEIVLALLLLAGGIVLLRRLAGRIFAVAMLMYGKEPSWREILRWAREARDV, from the coding sequence GTGAATCAGACGCGACTGGTCTGGACGGTGGCGGGCTGGGAGTTCCGGCGCTTCTTCAAGCTCCGCGATCAGCTCCTCTCGCTGCTCGTCGGCGTCGGCATCGGGCTCGCCTTCTACGGGGTGACGAAGCTCATCAACCGCGGCGATGCCGCGCCCGTTCGCCTCGCAGTGATGCACGGCGAGTCGCTGCCGCTCACCCCGGCCCCGGGGAGCCGGCTCCGGCTCGAGGCCGCGCGGGAGCGGGGCGAGCCGGAGCTGCGGGACGCGGTCGCGCGCCGGGCGATCGATGGGCTCCTGATCCTGGACGGACTCGAGCGCGCCGAGCTGATCGTTCCCCGGGAGCCGCCCTGGCGCGCGGAGCTCTTCGAGCTCCTCACCGCGGCCCGGCGGCAGGCCGCCCTGCAGGCGGCGGCCCTGTCCCCGGCGGACCTGGCGCACATCCTGGCGCCGGTCGATCTCACGGTCAGCTTCCAGGACTCCGGCGCGCGCCCTTCGAGCAAGGCCGCGAAGCTGACGGCGGGGATCCTCATCGGGCTCATGATCTCGGCCATCTATCTCGGCTTCGCGTACTTCTTCACCGCGATCACCGGCGAGAAGCAGCTGCGGGTCACCGAGCAGGTCGTGTCGGCGATCAGGCCGCAGACCTGGATCGACGGCAAGCTCCTCGGCATCACGGCCACCGCATTCCTGGGCACGATCGGCTTCGGGCTCACGGTCGTGATCACCGTCCTCGTGCCGCGGCTGCTGGCGGGACAGCCCCTGGCGCTGCCGACCCTGGAGCCGGCAGCGACCCTGCTCTTCGCCCTCTTCTCGATCCTCGGGGTCCTGTTCTGGAACTGCTTCTTCGCCGCCGTCGCGGCGACGATCAACGATCCCAACACCTCGTCTCGCTCCACGGTGATGCTCTTGCCGTTCATCCCCGTGGCCCTGGCGTTCTTCGCCCTCGGCAAGCCCGACTCCCCGATCCTGCGCATTCTGAGTGTGCTCCCCGGGACCTCCTCCGCGGTGCTGCCGGCTCGGCTCGTCCTGGGCTCGGTGCCGGCGGTCGAGATCGTGCTCGCGCTTCTCCTGCTGGCCGGCGGCATCGTGCTGCTCCGCCGGCTGGCGGGGCGGATCTTCGCGGTGGCGATGCTCATGTACGGCAAGGAGCCCTCGTGGCGGGAGATCCTGCGCTGGGCGCGGGAGGCACGCGACGTGTGA
- a CDS encoding ABC transporter ATP-binding protein: MGWWRFSGADRDRACRQRAQAGARIDACGSRTHTRCDPRDPRGHADRAQRIAASSQDWQEQMQRGIPDAAVDSRRTAAGDGVIVTVQSAVKRFAAVSAVDGISFAVRRGEIFALLGPNGAGKTTLVRMLTGVLRPDAGTIAYQALRTPAAGEWAPAAPSPAPRSWPQPADLGYLPEDRGLYKDLPILRTLVYFGQLRGLPRPAAEAASREWLRRLGLAERAGEKLDALSKGNQQKVQFIAAIVHRPLFAVLDEPFSGLDPVNQEAFLDLLRELRAEGMTILLSAHQMQLVERVADRVLLMDAGREVLAGTLSELRQRAGASRRIVFRLRGEAPEGALADLPAVRAVERPAPDELAVVLGDGASLGAFLAGVGGRLDILDVRSEQATLHDIYVQAITGRGGGREAAQ; the protein is encoded by the coding sequence ATGGGCTGGTGGAGGTTCTCGGGCGCTGATCGCGACCGGGCCTGCCGCCAGCGCGCTCAGGCCGGCGCTCGCATTGACGCGTGCGGGAGCCGCACGCATACTCGATGCGACCCGAGAGATCCGCGGGGGCACGCCGATCGCGCGCAGCGAATCGCGGCCTCCAGCCAGGACTGGCAGGAGCAGATGCAGCGAGGCATTCCAGATGCGGCCGTCGACTCGCGCCGGACCGCCGCCGGCGACGGCGTGATCGTGACCGTGCAGTCGGCCGTCAAGCGCTTCGCGGCCGTCTCCGCGGTCGACGGCATCTCGTTCGCGGTGCGCCGGGGGGAGATCTTCGCGCTCCTCGGTCCCAACGGCGCCGGCAAGACGACGCTCGTGCGCATGCTCACGGGAGTTCTCCGGCCCGACGCGGGAACGATCGCCTACCAGGCGCTGCGCACTCCCGCGGCCGGCGAGTGGGCGCCGGCCGCGCCAAGTCCGGCGCCGCGCTCCTGGCCGCAGCCGGCCGACCTCGGCTATCTCCCCGAAGATCGGGGCCTGTACAAGGACCTGCCCATCCTGCGCACGCTCGTCTACTTCGGGCAGCTGCGCGGACTCCCCCGGCCCGCGGCCGAAGCGGCCTCGCGCGAATGGCTGCGCCGCCTGGGTCTGGCCGAGCGCGCGGGGGAGAAGCTCGACGCCCTGTCCAAGGGCAATCAGCAGAAGGTGCAGTTCATCGCCGCCATCGTGCACCGTCCGCTCTTCGCCGTGCTCGACGAACCGTTCTCCGGCCTCGATCCCGTGAACCAGGAGGCCTTCCTCGATCTCCTGCGCGAGCTGCGCGCGGAGGGCATGACGATCCTGCTCAGCGCGCACCAGATGCAGCTCGTGGAGCGCGTGGCGGATCGCGTCCTGCTCATGGACGCCGGGCGCGAGGTGCTCGCGGGCACCCTGTCCGAGCTCCGCCAGCGGGCGGGCGCGAGCCGAAGGATCGTCTTTCGCCTGCGCGGGGAGGCGCCGGAAGGAGCGCTCGCCGATCTGCCGGCCGTCCGCGCGGTGGAGCGGCCGGCGCCCGACGAGCTGGCGGTCGTCCTCGGCGACGGGGCTTCGCTCGGCGCTTTCCTGGCCGGGGTCGGCGGGCGGCTCGACATCCTCGACGTGCGTTCCGAGCAAGCGACCTTGCACGACATCTACGTGCAGGCGATCACGGGGCGCGGCGGCGGCAGGGAGGCCGCGCAGTGA
- a CDS encoding M28 family peptidase, which produces AWEAVRLLRELGLVPRRTLRLVLFADEEQTQAGAKAYAAAHAEELACHRAALECDSGGFRPVGFRVEADSLTVLRLRDLAAPLLALLDAADIGPGGSGVDVSTLVEQGVVGIGHRVDSARYFDYHHSPADTFDKIDGKALAQNVAAVAIMAYALAEEPGPPCAGAAAAGYGQPKGACARAQAMIAATSGAKAIQAGATALRAGGSSADAAVTIALAQTVLCAGAWDSFAGMLYALHYEAATGEVVALNAGFDIPRAETDPLSIPRAPTPSGRTALVGGFTAGLDSLHGRFGRLPWSTLVQPAIALADTGFVVDAFLARILKAREALLSRTEAARAIFLREGRLPVAGDRLQQTTLAATLRALAELRSAPFYTGEWAARCVDAVRAEGGRLTAEDLAGYRARFEPPLRMAYHGFALSTLGGSELGGVQLVEGLNLLALAGLPRDPHYSRDAAALHRFIQVCRAGYVLTYSPVYQPDPGRPQPIPWIAPGARIEPAHAAALWQRLQSPGWEAKLAAELSPPPAPASGGHSDCIVVVDAAGDITVLVHSINTSLWGATGIFVDGVSIPDPASFQQDMMARAGAGQRLPNVVNPVIALRDGQPVLAAGAIGNALHECMLQAVVDILDCGLTPRQSMAMPRFWGPWWGGEASEYARQAIEADAFAPDVVAGVEALGQPLRAMTAAERRSRVSYWAAIQLDPATGLRCAAAPPEFDGLVEVLGR; this is translated from the coding sequence TCGCCTGGGAAGCCGTCCGCCTGCTGCGCGAGCTGGGACTCGTCCCACGCCGCACGCTGCGCCTGGTTCTCTTCGCGGACGAGGAGCAGACCCAGGCCGGCGCCAAGGCCTACGCCGCCGCCCACGCGGAGGAGCTGGCCTGCCATCGCGCGGCGCTCGAATGCGACTCGGGGGGCTTTCGGCCCGTCGGCTTCCGGGTGGAGGCCGACTCGCTCACGGTCCTGCGCCTGCGCGACCTCGCGGCCCCGCTGCTGGCGCTCCTGGACGCGGCCGACATCGGGCCCGGCGGCAGCGGCGTCGACGTTTCCACTCTCGTCGAGCAGGGGGTGGTCGGCATCGGGCACCGGGTCGACTCGGCCCGCTACTTCGACTATCACCACAGCCCGGCCGACACCTTCGACAAGATCGACGGCAAGGCCCTCGCGCAGAACGTCGCCGCGGTGGCGATCATGGCCTACGCGCTGGCCGAGGAGCCGGGGCCGCCCTGCGCAGGCGCGGCCGCTGCCGGCTACGGCCAACCCAAGGGGGCCTGCGCGCGCGCTCAGGCGATGATCGCTGCGACCTCGGGGGCGAAGGCGATCCAGGCCGGCGCCACCGCGCTGCGGGCAGGCGGCAGTTCGGCCGACGCCGCCGTGACCATCGCGCTCGCGCAGACGGTGCTGTGCGCCGGCGCCTGGGACAGCTTCGCGGGCATGCTCTACGCGCTGCACTACGAGGCGGCGACCGGCGAGGTGGTGGCCCTCAACGCCGGCTTCGACATCCCGCGCGCGGAGACCGATCCGCTGTCGATCCCGCGCGCGCCGACCCCGAGCGGTCGCACGGCGCTGGTCGGCGGGTTCACCGCCGGCCTCGACTCGCTGCACGGCCGTTTCGGCCGGCTTCCCTGGTCGACCCTGGTGCAGCCGGCGATCGCGCTGGCCGACACGGGCTTCGTGGTCGACGCCTTCCTGGCGCGGATCCTGAAGGCGCGCGAGGCCCTGCTGTCGCGCACCGAGGCCGCCCGCGCCATCTTCCTGCGCGAGGGCCGCCTGCCGGTCGCCGGGGACCGCCTTCAGCAGACGACCCTGGCCGCGACGCTGCGCGCGCTGGCCGAGCTGCGTTCGGCGCCTTTCTACACCGGGGAGTGGGCCGCCCGCTGCGTCGACGCGGTGCGCGCGGAAGGCGGGCGCCTGACGGCGGAGGACCTGGCCGGGTACCGGGCGCGCTTCGAGCCGCCGCTGCGGATGGCCTACCACGGGTTCGCGCTGTCGACCCTGGGCGGCTCGGAGCTGGGTGGCGTCCAGCTGGTGGAGGGGCTCAACCTGCTCGCGCTGGCCGGGCTGCCGCGCGATCCGCACTACAGCCGCGATGCCGCGGCGCTGCACCGGTTCATCCAGGTGTGCCGGGCCGGCTACGTCCTCACCTACTCGCCCGTCTACCAGCCCGATCCCGGCCGGCCCCAGCCCATCCCCTGGATCGCCCCGGGCGCGCGGATCGAGCCCGCCCACGCCGCGGCGCTGTGGCAGCGGCTGCAGTCGCCGGGATGGGAAGCGAAGCTGGCGGCGGAGCTCTCGCCGCCACCGGCGCCGGCGAGCGGCGGCCACTCCGACTGCATCGTGGTGGTGGATGCGGCGGGCGACATCACGGTCCTGGTGCACTCGATCAACACCAGCCTGTGGGGCGCGACCGGCATCTTCGTCGATGGCGTGTCGATTCCCGACCCGGCGTCTTTCCAGCAGGACATGATGGCGCGCGCCGGAGCGGGGCAGCGGCTGCCCAACGTCGTCAACCCGGTCATCGCGCTGCGCGACGGCCAGCCGGTGCTCGCCGCCGGCGCCATCGGCAACGCGCTGCACGAGTGCATGCTGCAGGCCGTGGTCGACATCCTCGACTGCGGCCTCACCCCGCGGCAGTCGATGGCCATGCCCCGCTTCTGGGGGCCCTGGTGGGGCGGGGAGGCGAGCGAGTACGCCCGCCAGGCCATTGAAGCCGACGCCTTCGCCCCCGACGTCGTCGCCGGCGTCGAGGCGCTCGGGCAGCCCCTGCGGGCGATGACGGCCGCGGAGCGCCGCAGCCGGGTCAGCTACTGGGCCGCCATCCAGCTCGACCCCGCCACCGGATTGCGCTGCGCTGCGGCGCCGCCGGAATTCGATGGGCTGGTGGAGGTTCTCGGGCGCTGA